In Streptomyces sp. NBC_00683, the DNA window GGGGCGGATGCGGCGGCGGGGGCAGCTGAACCCGGTCGGCCGACCGGGAGGCGGACGCCGCGTCCGTGAGGCGGACGCCGCGTCCGTGAGGTGCCCGGCGGGTGAACTCCCGCCGGGCACCTTTTCGTTGGGCTTTTCTGGAACAGATGAACCGTGCTGCCCCCGAGGGGATGGAAACCACGTCAAGTTGGGTAAAAACGCTGTGAGTGTGGCGTACTTCATGATTCCCTCGCTGTAGGGAACATTCAGCCATCGGACCCTGATCGGGCCGGTTCAGGCGTTCCTCCTCCCCTAGGTGCGACGCACCGGGGGCACCTCCTGTCCGTGTGTCCATGTGTGTTTTGCGGAGCCGACCCATGCTCACGTCCCTCCAGACCGCCTATTCCGATACCCGTGCCGCCGATCTGGCCTGGGCGCTGGGGCGCGAGCCACTGCCGGCCCTCGCCGTCCTCGATCTCCAACTGCCTTGCGCCAAGCTGCAGATGAGGCTGCTCGGTGCCTCCCATCAGGTCCTCCTGGAGGAGGAGCGCGGTACCTGTTCCGAGACCGTCGCCTGCATTCCGGGCAGCAGCACACCCCTGCCGCTCGGCGTCGCCAAGCGGATGGGCGAGTGGGAGTACGAGTTCGCGGCGCGCGTGGAGACTCTCTCGGAGGGCTCGTTCGCGGGGCGCGCACAGGAGCTGCTCGCGCTGGTGACCGACCATCCGCACGGACTTGCGGGGACCTTTCCCGGTAGCCCGTACGCCTTCACGGCCATGCTGGCGCAGTACTCGGAGGGCCAGGTGAGGTGGCGCACCTGGCACGCGTACCCGCAGGAGGGGCAGTTGGTGGTGACCCGGACCCGGGTGGGTGTGCGGATGCCCGCGCCGGCGCTGTGAGCGGGCGCGGGGCAGGTCTGCGCAGGTCCGTGGCCGGGCGCGGGGCCGGTCTGCGTAGGTGCGGGGCGCATTCGGCGTGCCTCCGGAGTGCCTCACTTACACCCTTGTGGGTGACAAGCGGCGACGTCGCCGTAACGTAGCGTTCGCGACATGATCGACCAGCAGGTGTCGCTGCGAGGGGGCGCGGCGCGGCTTCCCGTACGGCCGAGGACCGGCCGTTTCCTCGTGCTGGCCGTGGTCTTCATCTGTGCCGCCTGCGGTCTGGTGTACGAGCTCGAACTGGTCGCGCTGGCTTCCTACTTGATCGGTGACTCGGTCACCCAGGCCTCCGTCGTGCTGTCCGTGATGGTGTTCGCGATGGGCATCGGCTCGCTTCTCGCGAAACGTTTACGCAGCCGCGCCGCCGTCGGATTCGGGCTGATCGAAGCCGCCC includes these proteins:
- a CDS encoding DUF2617 family protein is translated as MLTSLQTAYSDTRAADLAWALGREPLPALAVLDLQLPCAKLQMRLLGASHQVLLEEERGTCSETVACIPGSSTPLPLGVAKRMGEWEYEFAARVETLSEGSFAGRAQELLALVTDHPHGLAGTFPGSPYAFTAMLAQYSEGQVRWRTWHAYPQEGQLVVTRTRVGVRMPAPAL